In Prunus dulcis chromosome 1, ALMONDv2, whole genome shotgun sequence, the following are encoded in one genomic region:
- the LOC117630463 gene encoding peptidyl-prolyl cis-trans isomerase CYP95 isoform X2, with the protein MPVAVRDSLGSHFIITFAANHNLDRKHIVFGKLVQGHEVLKKIENAGDEDGNPTVLVKVINCGEHNEDKKKISKVKVGKDASSDANSHEVRRKGKHKKSSRDRRKRRRRRYDSTSESDSSSDSESESSEPDSDSDSYVSSSTDASSSSDDRRKKRKRSSKRDKHKRGKRRDKRRDRKRRRRDKKSKTRSRRASDGLTDTDSEIESDSDHEHDGLDAKRKDRKSQKDTSEKAVGNQSPNAMDDGAASVHHKKREEAEVLEKEGASPKENGEKRSNGHGAGVKYDKSADRQPDIVDDHPGKSRSRSLSPKRAMSKSMSISPRRSLTKSPSLSPKRSESRSSSVSRSPPRALQRSRSISRSPVRSDSSRSPARGFSRSPARGFSRSPVRGRRGRSPVKARSQRIIRSPVSRPRRSVSRSPPRKTSHKSFSRSPVKVPRSISRSPPRKAPHKSISRSPVRASSISRSPPRKSLLKSVSRSPVRDSRSISRSPVRSSRRSASRSSGRVPSRKSTSRSPFRAPTGNNRRSYSRSPSPVVRRVRSPPSPDRGRSLSRSVSPDGSPKRIRRGRGFSQRYSYARRYRTPSLSPVRSYRYGGGRSDRDRYSSYRRSRYSPRRYRSPPRRTPPRYRSRRSRTPVSRSPRYRSRHYSRSRSPIRSRSPIRSRSRSPVEVARSRASPRVERARSPSRSRSPSESRSSPDSKSPIRTGKARSRSSSSGSPDGKKGLVSYGDGSPDSS; encoded by the exons ATGCCTGTTGCAGTTCGTGACTCTTTAGGTTCTCATTTCATTATCACCTTTGCGGCTAACCACAATCTTGACAG AAAGCATATAGTTTTTGGGAAGCTTGTTCAGGGGCATGAAGTCTTGAAAAAGATTGAAAATGCGGGTGATGAAGATGGGAATCCAACTGTATTAGTTAAAGTCATCAATTGTGGTGAACATAACGAAG acaaaaagaaaataagtaaaGTGAAAGTGGGAAAGGATGCTTCTTCAGATGCTAATAGTCATGAAGTGAGGCGGAAGGGAAAGCACAAGAAATCTTCTAGAGAtagaaggaagaggaggagaaggagatACGATTCAACATCTGAATCAGACAGTTCCTCTGATTCTGAATCGGAGTCGTCCGAGCCAGATAGTGATTCTGATTCATATGTGTCCTCATCGACTGATGCTAGTTCTTCAAGTGATGACAGGcgtaagaaaagaaagagatctTCTAAAAGAGACAAGCATAAACGTGGAAAAAGGCGGGATAAACGGCGTGACAGAAAGCGAAGGCGGCGGGATAAGAAATCTAAGACCAGATCAAGAAG GGCATCGGACGGTCTTACGGATACCGACAGTGAAATTGAAAGTGACAGTGACCATGAACATGATGGCCTTGATGCCAAAAGGAAGGATCGAAAGTCTCAGAAGGACACTTCTGAAAAAGCTG TTGGAAACCAATCCCCCAATGCCATGGACGATGGTGCTGCGTCAGTTCACCATAAAAAGAGGGAGGAAGCAGAAGTGCTTGAGAAAGAAGGTGCATCTCCCAAGGAGAATGGAGAGAAGCGGAGCAATGGCCATGGAGCAGGTGTTAAATATGACAAAAGTGCAGATAGACAGCCTGACATAGTTGATGATCACCCAGGAAAATCTAG GAGCCGAAGCTTGAGTCCTAAGAGGGCCATGAGTAAGAGTATGAGTATTAGTCCCAGGAGGAGTCTGACTAAGAGCCCAAGCTTAAGTCCCAAACGGAGTGAAAGCAGGAGTTCAAGTGTTAGTAGAAGCCCTCCTCGGGCCCTTCAAAGGAGCAGGAGCATCAGCAGGAGTCCTGTTAGAAGTGATAGCAGTAGAAGCCCAGCCAGAGGTTTCAGCAGAAGTCCAGCCAGAGGTTTCAGCAGAAGTCCAGTGAGGGGCCGAAGGGGTAGGAGTCCAGTGAAAGCGCGGTCTCAAAGAATCATCAGGAGTCCTGTATCCCGCCCTAGACGAAGTGTAAGCAGGAGCCCACCAAGGAAAACATCGCATAAATCATTCAGCAGAAGCCCAGTAAAAGTTCCAAGAAGCATAAGCCGAAGTCCACCTAGAAAAGCACCACATAAATCAATTAGCAGAAGTCCTGTCAGAGCTTCAAGCATAAGCAGAAGTCCACCTAGAAAATCGTTGCTTAAATCAGTTAGCAGAAGCCCTGTAAGAGATTCAAGAAGCATAAGCAGAAGCCCAGTGAGATCTTCTCGAAGGAGTGCAAGCAGAAGCTCTGGTAGGGTTCCTTCTAGGAAAAGCACTAGCCGCAGTCCGTTCAGAGCCCCGACTGGGAATAACCGTCGTAGCTATTCAAGGAGCCCTAGCCCAGTAGTGCGCAGGGTAAGGTCACCTCCATCACCAGATCGGGGGAGGAGCTTGTCCAGAAGTGTTTCACCTGATGGGTCACCGAAGCGCATTAGAAGAGGGCGGGGTTTCAGTCAGCGATACTCTTATGCACGGAGGTACAGAACCCCTTCTTTATCTCCTGTGAGATCTTATCGTTATGGTGGTGGTCGAAGTGATCGTGATAG ATATTCAAGTTACAGAAGGTCCAGGTACTCCCCGAGGCGTTATAGAAGTCCACCAAGAAGAACACCTCCTAG ATACAGAAGCAGAAGAAGCAGAACTCCTGTATCACGCAGCCCCCGTTACCGCAGCCGACACTATAGTCGTAGCCGTAGCCCCATCAGGAGTCGTAGTCCCATTAGGAGCCGTAGTCGGTCTCCAGTGGAGGTGGCTAGATCACGTGCCTCTCCTCGGGTTGAGAGGGCAAGATCTCCTTCTAGAAGCAGGAGCCCATCAGAATCAAGGTCCTCTCCAGACTCCAAGTCTCCAATTCGAACGGGGAAAGCCAGGTCTAGATCATCATCGTCGGGAAGCCCAGACGGAAAGAAGGGCCTGGTTTCTTATGGTGACGGTTCCCCGGACTCGAGTTGA
- the LOC117630463 gene encoding peptidyl-prolyl cis-trans isomerase CYP95 isoform X1: MTKKKNPLVFMDVSVDGDPVERMVFELFSDVAPKTAENFRALCTGEKGIGPKSGRPLHYKGSFFHRIIKGYIAQGGDFIKRDGTAGESIYGEKFPDESPVLKHSGPGILSMPVAVRDSLGSHFIITFAANHNLDRKHIVFGKLVQGHEVLKKIENAGDEDGNPTVLVKVINCGEHNEDKKKISKVKVGKDASSDANSHEVRRKGKHKKSSRDRRKRRRRRYDSTSESDSSSDSESESSEPDSDSDSYVSSSTDASSSSDDRRKKRKRSSKRDKHKRGKRRDKRRDRKRRRRDKKSKTRSRRASDGLTDTDSEIESDSDHEHDGLDAKRKDRKSQKDTSEKAVGNQSPNAMDDGAASVHHKKREEAEVLEKEGASPKENGEKRSNGHGAGVKYDKSADRQPDIVDDHPGKSRSRSLSPKRAMSKSMSISPRRSLTKSPSLSPKRSESRSSSVSRSPPRALQRSRSISRSPVRSDSSRSPARGFSRSPARGFSRSPVRGRRGRSPVKARSQRIIRSPVSRPRRSVSRSPPRKTSHKSFSRSPVKVPRSISRSPPRKAPHKSISRSPVRASSISRSPPRKSLLKSVSRSPVRDSRSISRSPVRSSRRSASRSSGRVPSRKSTSRSPFRAPTGNNRRSYSRSPSPVVRRVRSPPSPDRGRSLSRSVSPDGSPKRIRRGRGFSQRYSYARRYRTPSLSPVRSYRYGGGRSDRDRYSSYRRSRYSPRRYRSPPRRTPPRYRSRRSRTPVSRSPRYRSRHYSRSRSPIRSRSPIRSRSRSPVEVARSRASPRVERARSPSRSRSPSESRSSPDSKSPIRTGKARSRSSSSGSPDGKKGLVSYGDGSPDSS, encoded by the exons GTACAGCTGGTGAAAGCATTTACGGTGAGAAGTTTCCAG ATGAGTCGCCTGTGCTAAAACACTCTGGACCTGGCATTCTATCTATGCCTGTTGCAGTTCGTGACTCTTTAGGTTCTCATTTCATTATCACCTTTGCGGCTAACCACAATCTTGACAG AAAGCATATAGTTTTTGGGAAGCTTGTTCAGGGGCATGAAGTCTTGAAAAAGATTGAAAATGCGGGTGATGAAGATGGGAATCCAACTGTATTAGTTAAAGTCATCAATTGTGGTGAACATAACGAAG acaaaaagaaaataagtaaaGTGAAAGTGGGAAAGGATGCTTCTTCAGATGCTAATAGTCATGAAGTGAGGCGGAAGGGAAAGCACAAGAAATCTTCTAGAGAtagaaggaagaggaggagaaggagatACGATTCAACATCTGAATCAGACAGTTCCTCTGATTCTGAATCGGAGTCGTCCGAGCCAGATAGTGATTCTGATTCATATGTGTCCTCATCGACTGATGCTAGTTCTTCAAGTGATGACAGGcgtaagaaaagaaagagatctTCTAAAAGAGACAAGCATAAACGTGGAAAAAGGCGGGATAAACGGCGTGACAGAAAGCGAAGGCGGCGGGATAAGAAATCTAAGACCAGATCAAGAAG GGCATCGGACGGTCTTACGGATACCGACAGTGAAATTGAAAGTGACAGTGACCATGAACATGATGGCCTTGATGCCAAAAGGAAGGATCGAAAGTCTCAGAAGGACACTTCTGAAAAAGCTG TTGGAAACCAATCCCCCAATGCCATGGACGATGGTGCTGCGTCAGTTCACCATAAAAAGAGGGAGGAAGCAGAAGTGCTTGAGAAAGAAGGTGCATCTCCCAAGGAGAATGGAGAGAAGCGGAGCAATGGCCATGGAGCAGGTGTTAAATATGACAAAAGTGCAGATAGACAGCCTGACATAGTTGATGATCACCCAGGAAAATCTAG GAGCCGAAGCTTGAGTCCTAAGAGGGCCATGAGTAAGAGTATGAGTATTAGTCCCAGGAGGAGTCTGACTAAGAGCCCAAGCTTAAGTCCCAAACGGAGTGAAAGCAGGAGTTCAAGTGTTAGTAGAAGCCCTCCTCGGGCCCTTCAAAGGAGCAGGAGCATCAGCAGGAGTCCTGTTAGAAGTGATAGCAGTAGAAGCCCAGCCAGAGGTTTCAGCAGAAGTCCAGCCAGAGGTTTCAGCAGAAGTCCAGTGAGGGGCCGAAGGGGTAGGAGTCCAGTGAAAGCGCGGTCTCAAAGAATCATCAGGAGTCCTGTATCCCGCCCTAGACGAAGTGTAAGCAGGAGCCCACCAAGGAAAACATCGCATAAATCATTCAGCAGAAGCCCAGTAAAAGTTCCAAGAAGCATAAGCCGAAGTCCACCTAGAAAAGCACCACATAAATCAATTAGCAGAAGTCCTGTCAGAGCTTCAAGCATAAGCAGAAGTCCACCTAGAAAATCGTTGCTTAAATCAGTTAGCAGAAGCCCTGTAAGAGATTCAAGAAGCATAAGCAGAAGCCCAGTGAGATCTTCTCGAAGGAGTGCAAGCAGAAGCTCTGGTAGGGTTCCTTCTAGGAAAAGCACTAGCCGCAGTCCGTTCAGAGCCCCGACTGGGAATAACCGTCGTAGCTATTCAAGGAGCCCTAGCCCAGTAGTGCGCAGGGTAAGGTCACCTCCATCACCAGATCGGGGGAGGAGCTTGTCCAGAAGTGTTTCACCTGATGGGTCACCGAAGCGCATTAGAAGAGGGCGGGGTTTCAGTCAGCGATACTCTTATGCACGGAGGTACAGAACCCCTTCTTTATCTCCTGTGAGATCTTATCGTTATGGTGGTGGTCGAAGTGATCGTGATAG ATATTCAAGTTACAGAAGGTCCAGGTACTCCCCGAGGCGTTATAGAAGTCCACCAAGAAGAACACCTCCTAG ATACAGAAGCAGAAGAAGCAGAACTCCTGTATCACGCAGCCCCCGTTACCGCAGCCGACACTATAGTCGTAGCCGTAGCCCCATCAGGAGTCGTAGTCCCATTAGGAGCCGTAGTCGGTCTCCAGTGGAGGTGGCTAGATCACGTGCCTCTCCTCGGGTTGAGAGGGCAAGATCTCCTTCTAGAAGCAGGAGCCCATCAGAATCAAGGTCCTCTCCAGACTCCAAGTCTCCAATTCGAACGGGGAAAGCCAGGTCTAGATCATCATCGTCGGGAAGCCCAGACGGAAAGAAGGGCCTGGTTTCTTATGGTGACGGTTCCCCGGACTCGAGTTGA